The Mycobacteriales bacterium DNA segment CCTCGACTCCGGCATCACCACCTTCGACACCGCCGACGTGTACGCGGGGACCAGGGCCGAGTCCGTGCTCGGCCGGGCCCTGCAGGGTGTCCGGCGGGAGAGCTACGAGCTGTTCACCAAGGCGTACTGGCCGACGGGGCCGGGGCGCAACGACCGCGGTCTGGGCCGCAAGCACCTGATCGAGAGCTGCCACGCCTCGCTGCGCCGTCTCGGGACCGACTACCTGGACCTCTACCAGGCCCACCGGTACGACGCCTCGACGCCGCTGGAGGAGACGATGCTGGCGTACGCGGACCTGGTCCGGCAGGGCAAGGTGCTCTACGTCGGCGTCTCGGAGTGGCGGGCCGAGGAGATCACCGCGGCGGCCGAGCTGGCCCGCGAGCTGCACGTGCCGTTCGTGTCCAACCAGCCGCAGTACTCGATGCTCTGGCGGGTCATCGAGGCCGAGGTCGTGCCGGCCAGCGAGCAGGCCGGCATCGGCCAGGTCGTGTTCTCCCCGATCGGACAGGGCGTGCTGACCGGCAAGTACCAGCCGGGTGCGGCCCCGCCGGCCGGTTCCCGGGCCACCGACGAGGCCGGGTCGAACTTCATCATGCGGATGCTCACCGACGACGTGCTGACCCGCGTGCAGCAGCTCGGGCCGG contains these protein-coding regions:
- a CDS encoding aldo/keto reductase family protein, yielding MEFRRLGRSGLTISEIAYGNWITHGSQVEEDAAKACVAAALDSGITTFDTADVYAGTRAESVLGRALQGVRRESYELFTKAYWPTGPGRNDRGLGRKHLIESCHASLRRLGTDYLDLYQAHRYDASTPLEETMLAYADLVRQGKVLYVGVSEWRAEEITAAAELARELHVPFVSNQPQYSMLWRVIEAEVVPASEQAGIGQVVFSPIGQGVLTGKYQPGAAPPAGSRATDEAGSNFIMRMLTDDVLTRVQQLGPVADDLGLSMAQLAIAWVLHNPNVSAAIIGASRPEQVTENVKAAGVTLEDAVLARIDEILGDVVVRDPDKTMRG